The following are encoded together in the Pseudomonadota bacterium genome:
- a CDS encoding glycosyltransferase, which translates to MHVVMTAAHAGWGSESVPVGGGGAVCERLCESWGERDDVRVTVLGTGPTPPRGVAYHRIDVGAGTTPPTRLSEMAYARLCRRFERACTAWIIAQPERVVVMAHDISEGPTMHRLSARGIPVIVLVHVDVVEYFTRMYLREQITPERAVALFRFARTSPVVPDVLRLVFDKQLDCAMESTRLVVPSPSMVDVLRRCYPDLPAARCAVVPWGAPERFPPENEVRLAREALAMRWGVRAGEKLIVTLSRVSPEKGIDRLLEAIAHGERLRRSGTAVRVVICGGPAFMQGETFMRGLRRKAEQLRTPVVFAGHLDGARKRAALEMADVFVAASRHESYGLTTMEAFAAGAPVVAVETHGSRATVDDACGRVVADGDGLPERLWLQLETLLRDDALRARLSEGARRRASRETFSQAAEALIALARECG; encoded by the coding sequence ATGCACGTCGTCATGACGGCTGCCCACGCTGGCTGGGGCTCGGAGAGCGTACCGGTCGGCGGTGGGGGAGCGGTCTGCGAAAGGCTGTGCGAATCCTGGGGTGAGCGCGACGATGTGCGCGTCACCGTTCTGGGAACAGGACCCACCCCTCCGCGTGGCGTGGCCTATCATCGCATCGACGTGGGCGCGGGCACCACGCCGCCCACCCGCCTCTCGGAGATGGCCTACGCTCGCTTGTGCCGGCGGTTCGAGCGCGCCTGCACGGCCTGGATCATCGCCCAGCCGGAGCGGGTCGTCGTCATGGCGCATGACATCTCCGAAGGGCCGACGATGCATCGGCTGTCGGCGCGGGGCATTCCCGTCATCGTGCTCGTTCACGTCGACGTGGTGGAGTACTTCACCCGCATGTACCTGCGCGAACAGATCACGCCGGAGCGCGCGGTCGCGCTCTTCCGCTTCGCCCGCACCTCGCCCGTGGTGCCAGACGTGCTGCGGCTGGTGTTCGACAAGCAGCTCGACTGCGCGATGGAGTCGACGCGTCTCGTGGTGCCTTCGCCATCGATGGTCGATGTGCTGCGTCGCTGCTATCCCGATCTCCCCGCAGCCCGCTGCGCCGTGGTGCCCTGGGGCGCGCCCGAGCGCTTTCCGCCCGAGAACGAGGTGAGGCTGGCCCGCGAGGCGCTTGCGATGCGCTGGGGGGTTCGCGCGGGGGAGAAGCTCATCGTCACGCTCTCCCGCGTGTCACCAGAGAAGGGAATCGATCGGCTTCTCGAAGCGATCGCGCACGGGGAGCGCTTGCGTCGCTCGGGGACGGCCGTGCGTGTCGTGATCTGTGGCGGGCCGGCCTTCATGCAAGGGGAGACGTTCATGCGCGGGCTGCGTCGCAAGGCCGAGCAGCTGCGCACCCCCGTGGTCTTTGCGGGCCATCTCGATGGCGCCCGCAAGCGTGCCGCGCTCGAGATGGCCGATGTCTTTGTTGCCGCGTCCCGGCACGAGAGCTATGGGCTCACCACCATGGAGGCCTTTGCCGCGGGCGCCCCCGTGGTGGCGGTGGAGACCCACGGGTCGCGCGCCACCGTCGACGACGCATGCGGGCGGGTGGTGGCCGATGGAGACGGCCTTCCCGAGCGGCTCTGGCTGCAGCTCGAGACCCTGCTGCGTGACGATGCGCTGCGGGCGCGCCTCTCTGAGGGGGCGCGGCGACGCGCCTCACGCGAGACCTTCTCCCAGGCCGCAGAGGCGCTGATCGCGCTGGCGCGCGAATGTGGCTGA